A DNA window from Arachis duranensis cultivar V14167 chromosome 3, aradu.V14167.gnm2.J7QH, whole genome shotgun sequence contains the following coding sequences:
- the LOC107481889 gene encoding uncharacterized protein LOC107481889 isoform X2 translates to MGTVIDSHFLALTAILTIGYQFVFFIITALLKFDKVTDFAGSTNFIIIAVLTLLLKGSWYFRQIILSFFVVLWGLRLGLFLLFRILKWGEDRRFDEMRNNLGKLAIFWTFQAVWVWTVSLPVTVVNASNRNPFIQPQDVIGWILWAVGFILEGTADHQKLRFKQSPENRRKWCNSGLWKYSRHPNYFGEMLLWWGIFVASTPILKGAEWLVIIGPIFLTLLLLFVSGIPMLEDSADKKFGNVDGYRIYKRRTSPLIPLPPPIYGNLPLWFKTTFLFELPLYSRNLPQEGLD, encoded by the exons ATGGGAACTGTGATTGACTCTCACTTCTTGGCTCTCACTGCCATCCTCACT ATTGGGTATCAGTTTGTGTTTTTCATCATCACTGCCCTCCTCAAATTTGACAAAGTTACTGATTTTGCCG gAAGTACCAATTTCATAATAATTGCTGTGTTGACCCTCCTGCTCAAGGGATCATGGTATTTTCGACAG ATAATCCTCTCTTTCTTTGTTGTATTATGGGGTCTTCGCCTCGGCCTTTTTCTCTTATTCAG GATTCTGAAGTGGGGAGAGGATCGACGCTTTGACGAAATGCGGAATAATTTGGGAAAATTGGCCATATTCTGGACATTTCAG GCTGTGTGGGTGTGGACAGTGAGTTTACCAGTTACAGTGGTTAATGCAAGCAACCGAAATCCTTTCATACAGCCTCAGGATGTGATAGGATGGATTTTGTGGGCTGTGGGTTTTATACTTGAAGGTACAGCGGATCATCAGAAGCTGCGCTTTAAACAGTCTCCAGAAAATAGACGCAAGTGGTGCAATTCTGGTCTCTGGAAATATTCTCGCCATCCAAACTACTTTGGTGAG ATGTTGCTTTGGTGGGGAATTTTTGTGGCATCCACACCAATACTGAAGGGAGCAGAATGGTTGGTAATCATTGGACCAATATTTCTCActttgttgcttctttttgtCAGTGGCATTCCAATGCTTGAG GATTCAGCAGATAAGAAGTTTGGAAATGTAGATGGATACAGGATATACAAACGGAGGACTAG CCCTTTAATCCCGTTGCCACCACCAATCTATGGAAACTTGCCCTTGTGGTTCAAAACAACTTTCCTCTTTGAATTACCACTCTACAGTCGTAATCTTCCACAAGAAGGACTAGACTG A
- the LOC107481891 gene encoding mitogen-activated protein kinase 8 isoform X2 — MGGGGGGTLVEGIRRLFQRRASSAIKGDDRIIIDNNNNNNNNNNNNNRSDVLLVRDLRAQLASIPTSNQETELTIDDDFDISGLKPLKVPTQIFFKHSSMDPHKKGSAEAEFFTEYGEASRYQIHEVIGKGSYGVVGSALDTHTGEKVAIKKINDVFEHVSDATRILREIKLLRLLRHPDIVEIKHIMLPPSRREFKDIYVVFELMESDLHQVIKANDDLTPEHHQFFLYQLLRGLKYIHTEMLNGKPLFPGKNVVHQLDLMTDLLGSPPPESIARIRNEKARRYLSGMRKKQRVPLSQKFPTSDPLALRLLERLLAFDPKDRPTAEDALADPYFRGLSNVDREPSTQPISKLEFEFERRKLTKDDVRELIYREILEYHPQMLQEYLRGGEQTSFMYPSGVDRFKRQFAHLEEHYGKGERSTPLQRQHASFSRERVCVPKDEKNKNDERPSGSNLSNPRESDAAGNTNAENGPSKPNNSTRCLLKSASISGSRSYEKPSKEPEEEPIAEVNEDMVDGLTEKVAAINV, encoded by the exons atgggtggtggtggtggtggaacGCTCGTGGAAGGGATTCGACGCTTATTCCAAAGACGTGCTTCTTCAGCTATTAAAGGGGACGATCGTATTATTatcgataataataataataataataataacaataataataataataggagCGATGTGTTGTTGGTGAGAGATTTGCGGGCACAATTGGCCTCTATTCCCACTAGCAATCAAGAAACTGAACTCACCATTGACGATGACTTTGATATCTCTGGATTGAAGCCCCTCAAAGTCCCTACCCAGATCTTCTTCAAACATTCTTCCATGGATCCCCACAAAAAG GGTTCTGCAGAAGCTGAGTTTTTCACTGAGTATGGAGAGGCAAGCCGATACCAAATCCACGAAGTCATCGGGAAAGGAAGTTATGGCGTCGTGGGCTCTGCCCTCGACACTCATACCGGGGAAAAAGTTGCAATCAAGAAAATCAATGATGTTTTTGAACATGTATCGGATGCTACAAGAATCCTAAGAGAAATTAAGCTCCTGCGCTTGCTTCGCCATCCTGATATAGTAGAAATTAAACATATTATGCTTCCTCCTTCCCGTCGAGAGTTCAAGGATATCTACGTTGTCTTTGAGTTGATGGAATCTGACCTTCATCAAGTAATCAAGGCAAATGATGATCTTACACCTGAGCATCACCAATTTTTCTTGTACCAACTTCTTCGAGGCCTCAAATATATACATACAG AAATGCTCAATGGAAAGCCATTGTTTCCGGGTAAAAATGTGGTGCACCAATTGGATCTCATGACCGATTTGCTTGGCAGTCCTCCACCTGAGTCCATTGCAAGG ATTCGAAATGAGAAAGCTAGAAGATATCTTAGTGGCATGCGAAAGAAGCAACGAGTTCCGTTATCTCAAAAATTTCCAACTTCAGATCCATTGGCTCTTCGATTACTGGAGCGCTTACTTGCATTTGATCCTAAAGATCGTCCAACAGCTGAAGAT GCTTTAGCCGATCCTTATTTTCGAGGCTTGTCAAATGTGGATCGTGAGCCATCCACTCAACCCATTTCAAAACTTGAGTTTGAGTTTGAGAGAAGGAAATTGACCAAAGATGATGTTAGAGAGTTGATTTATCGAGAG ATTTTGGAGTATCATCCCCAGATGCTCCAGGAATATCTTCGTGGAGGAGAACAAACCAGCTTCATGTATCCAAG TGGGGTTGATCGGTTCAAGCGACAGTTTGCACATCTTGAGGAACATTATGGCAAGGGTGAGCGAAGCACTCCATTGCAGAGACAGCATGCCTC GTTTTCCAGAGAGCGAGTTTGTGTTCCAAAggatgagaaaaacaaaaatgatgAAAGACCCAGCGGTTCAAATTTGTCTAATCCTCGAGAGTCTGATGCTGCTGGAAACACCAATGCAGAAAATGGGCCCTCAAAGCCAAACAACAGCACACGTTGCCTCTTGAAAAGTGCCAGCATTAGCGGTTCAAGGAGTTATGAGAAACCAAGTAAAGAACCAGAG GAGGAACCAATCGCCGAGGTCAATGAGGATATGGTAGATGGATTGACAGAGAAAGTTGCTGCTATAAATGTTTAG
- the LOC107481889 gene encoding uncharacterized protein LOC107481889 isoform X1, with amino-acid sequence MGTVIDSHFLALTAILTIGYQFVFFIITALLKFDKVTDFAGSTNFIIIAVLTLLLKGSWYFRQIILSFFVVLWGLRLGLFLLFRILKWGEDRRFDEMRNNLGKLAIFWTFQAVWVWTVSLPVTVVNASNRNPFIQPQDVIGWILWAVGFILEGTADHQKLRFKQSPENRRKWCNSGLWKYSRHPNYFGEMLLWWGIFVASTPILKGAEWLVIIGPIFLTLLLLFVSGIPMLEDSADKKFGNVDGYRIYKRRTSPLIPLPPPIYGNLPLWFKTTFLFELPLYSRNLPQEGLDWCRTSSGESSNAQKID; translated from the exons ATGGGAACTGTGATTGACTCTCACTTCTTGGCTCTCACTGCCATCCTCACT ATTGGGTATCAGTTTGTGTTTTTCATCATCACTGCCCTCCTCAAATTTGACAAAGTTACTGATTTTGCCG gAAGTACCAATTTCATAATAATTGCTGTGTTGACCCTCCTGCTCAAGGGATCATGGTATTTTCGACAG ATAATCCTCTCTTTCTTTGTTGTATTATGGGGTCTTCGCCTCGGCCTTTTTCTCTTATTCAG GATTCTGAAGTGGGGAGAGGATCGACGCTTTGACGAAATGCGGAATAATTTGGGAAAATTGGCCATATTCTGGACATTTCAG GCTGTGTGGGTGTGGACAGTGAGTTTACCAGTTACAGTGGTTAATGCAAGCAACCGAAATCCTTTCATACAGCCTCAGGATGTGATAGGATGGATTTTGTGGGCTGTGGGTTTTATACTTGAAGGTACAGCGGATCATCAGAAGCTGCGCTTTAAACAGTCTCCAGAAAATAGACGCAAGTGGTGCAATTCTGGTCTCTGGAAATATTCTCGCCATCCAAACTACTTTGGTGAG ATGTTGCTTTGGTGGGGAATTTTTGTGGCATCCACACCAATACTGAAGGGAGCAGAATGGTTGGTAATCATTGGACCAATATTTCTCActttgttgcttctttttgtCAGTGGCATTCCAATGCTTGAG GATTCAGCAGATAAGAAGTTTGGAAATGTAGATGGATACAGGATATACAAACGGAGGACTAG CCCTTTAATCCCGTTGCCACCACCAATCTATGGAAACTTGCCCTTGTGGTTCAAAACAACTTTCCTCTTTGAATTACCACTCTACAGTCGTAATCTTCCACAAGAAGGACTAGACTG GTGTAGAACAAGCAGCGGGGAAAGCAGCAATGCTCAGAAAATTGACTAG
- the LOC107481890 gene encoding peptidyl-prolyl cis-trans isomerase FKBP17-2, chloroplastic: MATFFNFPPVFSALPSRTHHHIHSSQTPPPPPPPQSSSTTGNDNQEILQVSTKSQQQKSIKPTKIESTDWIATSLTRRFGLGAGLAWVGFLAFGVISEQIKTRFEVSQQQANTRTVDKEQEVLLPNGIRYTELKVGGGASPKPGDLVVIDIVGRVEDSGQVFVDTTEKKPLALVMGSRPYSKGVCEGIEYVLRTMKAGGKRRVIVPPSLGFGESGADFGTTEIPPLATLDYIVEVERVSIAPA; encoded by the exons ATGGCTACCTTCTTTAACTTCCCACCGGTCTTCTCTGCCCTTCCCTCCAGAACTCATCAccatatccactcatcacaaacACCACCGCCACCTCCACCACCTCAGTCCTCCAGCACAACTGGTAATGACAACCAGGAAATACTGCAAGTCTCTACCAAATCACAACAACAGAAGTCTATCAAACCCACTAAGATTGAATCCACAGATTGGATAGCTACTTCCCTCACAAGACGATTTGGTCTCGGAGCTGGCCTTGCTTGGGTTGGCTTTCTTGCTTTTGGGGTCATCTCTGAACAGATTAAGACTCGCTTTGAGGTTTCTCAGCAGCAGGCCAACACAAGGACCGTTGACAAAGAACAAGAGGTGCTCCTTCCCAATGGCATAAG GTACACGGAATTGAAAGTTGGAGGTGGAGCTTCACCAAAACCAGGGGATCTAGTTGTGATTGACATAGTGGGAAGAGTGGAAGACAGTGGACAAGTGTTTGTGGACACAACAGAGAAGAAGCCACTGGCACTGGTGATGGGGTCAAGGCCATATAGCAAGGGAGTGTGTGAAGGCATAGAATATGTGCTAAGAACAATGAAGGCAGGTGGTAAGAGGAGAGTGATCGTGCCTCCTTCACTAGGGTTTGGAGAAAGTGGTGCTGATTTTGGCACTACTGAGATACCTCCACTTGCAACACTTGATTACATTGTTGAAGTTGAAAGAGTCTCCATTGCACCTgcttaa
- the LOC107481891 gene encoding mitogen-activated protein kinase 9 isoform X1 codes for MGGGGGGTLVEGIRRLFQRRASSAIKGDDRIIIDNNNNNNNNNNNNNRSDVLLVRDLRAQLASIPTSNQETELTIDDDFDISGLKPLKVPTQIFFKHSSMDPHKKGSAEAEFFTEYGEASRYQIHEVIGKGSYGVVGSALDTHTGEKVAIKKINDVFEHVSDATRILREIKLLRLLRHPDIVEIKHIMLPPSRREFKDIYVVFELMESDLHQVIKANDDLTPEHHQFFLYQLLRGLKYIHTANVFHRDLKPKNILANADCKLKICDFGLARVSFNDAPSAIFWTDYVATRWYRAPELCGSFFSKYTPAIDIWSIGCIFAEMLNGKPLFPGKNVVHQLDLMTDLLGSPPPESIARIRNEKARRYLSGMRKKQRVPLSQKFPTSDPLALRLLERLLAFDPKDRPTAEDALADPYFRGLSNVDREPSTQPISKLEFEFERRKLTKDDVRELIYREILEYHPQMLQEYLRGGEQTSFMYPSGVDRFKRQFAHLEEHYGKGERSTPLQRQHASFSRERVCVPKDEKNKNDERPSGSNLSNPRESDAAGNTNAENGPSKPNNSTRCLLKSASISGSRSYEKPSKEPEEEPIAEVNEDMVDGLTEKVAAINV; via the exons atgggtggtggtggtggtggaacGCTCGTGGAAGGGATTCGACGCTTATTCCAAAGACGTGCTTCTTCAGCTATTAAAGGGGACGATCGTATTATTatcgataataataataataataataataacaataataataataataggagCGATGTGTTGTTGGTGAGAGATTTGCGGGCACAATTGGCCTCTATTCCCACTAGCAATCAAGAAACTGAACTCACCATTGACGATGACTTTGATATCTCTGGATTGAAGCCCCTCAAAGTCCCTACCCAGATCTTCTTCAAACATTCTTCCATGGATCCCCACAAAAAG GGTTCTGCAGAAGCTGAGTTTTTCACTGAGTATGGAGAGGCAAGCCGATACCAAATCCACGAAGTCATCGGGAAAGGAAGTTATGGCGTCGTGGGCTCTGCCCTCGACACTCATACCGGGGAAAAAGTTGCAATCAAGAAAATCAATGATGTTTTTGAACATGTATCGGATGCTACAAGAATCCTAAGAGAAATTAAGCTCCTGCGCTTGCTTCGCCATCCTGATATAGTAGAAATTAAACATATTATGCTTCCTCCTTCCCGTCGAGAGTTCAAGGATATCTACGTTGTCTTTGAGTTGATGGAATCTGACCTTCATCAAGTAATCAAGGCAAATGATGATCTTACACCTGAGCATCACCAATTTTTCTTGTACCAACTTCTTCGAGGCCTCAAATATATACATACAG CAAATGTTTTTCATCGTGACTTAAAGCCCAAAAATATTCTTGCCAATGCTGATTGCAAACTAAAGATATGTGATTTTGGACTTGCTCGAGTTTCTTTTAATGATGCTCCATCAGCTATATTCTGGACT GACTATGTTGCAACTCGGTGGTACCGGGCACCTGAATTATGTGGTTCTTTTTTCTCTAAA TATACCCCTGCAATTGATATCTGGAGCATTGGATGCATATTTGCAGAAATGCTCAATGGAAAGCCATTGTTTCCGGGTAAAAATGTGGTGCACCAATTGGATCTCATGACCGATTTGCTTGGCAGTCCTCCACCTGAGTCCATTGCAAGG ATTCGAAATGAGAAAGCTAGAAGATATCTTAGTGGCATGCGAAAGAAGCAACGAGTTCCGTTATCTCAAAAATTTCCAACTTCAGATCCATTGGCTCTTCGATTACTGGAGCGCTTACTTGCATTTGATCCTAAAGATCGTCCAACAGCTGAAGAT GCTTTAGCCGATCCTTATTTTCGAGGCTTGTCAAATGTGGATCGTGAGCCATCCACTCAACCCATTTCAAAACTTGAGTTTGAGTTTGAGAGAAGGAAATTGACCAAAGATGATGTTAGAGAGTTGATTTATCGAGAG ATTTTGGAGTATCATCCCCAGATGCTCCAGGAATATCTTCGTGGAGGAGAACAAACCAGCTTCATGTATCCAAG TGGGGTTGATCGGTTCAAGCGACAGTTTGCACATCTTGAGGAACATTATGGCAAGGGTGAGCGAAGCACTCCATTGCAGAGACAGCATGCCTC GTTTTCCAGAGAGCGAGTTTGTGTTCCAAAggatgagaaaaacaaaaatgatgAAAGACCCAGCGGTTCAAATTTGTCTAATCCTCGAGAGTCTGATGCTGCTGGAAACACCAATGCAGAAAATGGGCCCTCAAAGCCAAACAACAGCACACGTTGCCTCTTGAAAAGTGCCAGCATTAGCGGTTCAAGGAGTTATGAGAAACCAAGTAAAGAACCAGAG GAGGAACCAATCGCCGAGGTCAATGAGGATATGGTAGATGGATTGACAGAGAAAGTTGCTGCTATAAATGTTTAG
- the LOC107481893 gene encoding uncharacterized GPI-anchored protein At4g28100 has product MKKRLALVLLLCAVVPCYVISDASTATIPAFPEEENVEGCSLRLSDEHYQGIKNACGSSLDRSRCCPVLAAWLYSAYSSTAMKHAAADADADAASSYSYDMPLLPDDSETCVAGLGKALKDRGIQLMQPNDTCDVVYCYCGIRLHPFTCPHQSFHTLQNLNLENHCLTPTAFPPLSSCSNCLHTLYSLKKKASSNSSKASENRTTKIHNKDCELMGLTWLLAKNTTAYIHTVSAVLRALMLNADGSDPQSCTLNSEGKPLAVDSSEMSDTSSSAILQAPTLLSLLLVYLITLLGMQHVIVILLYT; this is encoded by the exons ATGAAGAAGAGACTTGCCCTTGTGTTGTTGCTGTGCGCTGTGGTTCCATGCTATGTGATAAGCGATGCATCAACAGCAACAATACCCGCATTCCCCGAAGAGGAAAACGTTGAGGGGTGCTCTCTGAGGCTCTCCGACGAGCACTACCAAGGGATCAAGAATGCCTGCGGATCCAGCCTGGACCGCAGCAGGTGCTGCCCCGTGTTGGCTGCCTGGCTTTACTCTGCCTACTCCTCAACGGCAATGAAGCATGCTGCTGCTGATGCTGATGCTGATGCTGCTTCATCATATTCATATGACATGCCCTTGTTGCCGGATGACTCGGAAACGTGTGTTGCTGGTTTAGGTAAGGCCCTCAAAGACAGGGGAATCCAGCTGATGCAACCCAACGACACCTGCGATGTTGTCTACTGCTACTGCGGGATCAGGCTGCACCCCTTCACCTGCCCTCATCAAAGTTTTCACACCCTCCAAAACTTGAACTTAGAGAATCATTGTCTCACTCCAACTGCTTTCCCGCCTCTTTCTTCATGCTCCAACTGCTTGCATACCCTCTACTCT CTTAAAAAGAAGGCTTCTTCAAATTCAAGCAAAGCATCAGAGAACAGGACCACCAAGATCCACAACAAAGATTGTGAGCTCATGGGGTTGACATGGCTTCTGGCCAAGAACACGACAGCATACATTCACACAGTTTCCGCGGTTCTTCGGGCTTTGATGCTTAATGCTGACGGATCCGACCCTCAATCCTGCACTCTGAACAGCGAAGGAAAGCCTCTCGCCGTCGATTCTTCCGAGATGTCTGATACTTCCTCGTCAGCCATCCTGCAAGCCCCAACCCTCCTTTCTTTGTTACTTGTTTATTTGATAACGCTACTTGGTATGCAGCACGTCATTGTCATTTTATTATACACCtaa